The Zavarzinella sp. sequence AACTTTTGCCTCGTCTGCATTGTTGTGGGGCGATTGTTCCCACAGAGGATGGGGTAGGAGAATGATGTTAGATCGCATACTTCCTGTGTTCTTGTGCACTCTTTGTTTCACGGGTCAGTCTTGGTCAAAACCTGTTGCATATGCTCCACAGCAACCTGTGGCACGTTCGTTAATCCATGCAAATGTGCTTGCCGTTGGGAAAATTCTGGAAATCGAAAAAGAGCAGGTCGAACTGCCAATCGCACCCCAGAATAAAGAACAGAAGATTGCGATGAAGGTGGCAGTGATCAAAATTGAAGAGCCATTGCTGGGCTGCAAAGGTTTAACTCAACTTCGCGTTGCCTTTCCTGCTTCCCTTGTGGGTGGGCCCGGACCTGCGTTTGACCTTCCGGCACCAGGTATTCAATTCAACAAACGACAGCCCAATTTTGGTGCACCTGCACCTGGTTTCGGTATGCCCGTTCCCACCCAGGGTGCAGAAGGCATTTTCATGCTGAACCTGCACCATACGGGCGATTACTATATCTTTTCGCCTACTGCCGGTTTCAATGGGTTTATTGACAGTAAACGACCCACCTACAAAGCAGATCTGGCAGCAGTGCGTGATTCGCTGAAGTGTTTGGAAGATCCACTTGCAGCACTCAAGGACAAAGATAAGAATGTCCGCTGGCGTGCAGCAGAAATCTATCTGATGAAAATTCGCAACTACCCACCCGATGCGAATGGACGGAAAGTGGTTGAAAAGCCTGTTTCTGCAGAATTAAACAAACTCCTGCTGACCTCCCTGATGGATATGCCATGGGCAGCAACCGATTATTCCCAGCCCAACCGGGAGCAGTTGTGGTGGTTGTTGAACCCTAGCCAGTTTGGCTTCAAGAATCCTGTTTTTCAGCCCCAGGTGGGTGCCAAGCCTCAGGATTTTCAGAAAGTCTGGGAAGAAACAACTAGTGCGTTTCTAAAAGAGAATCTGGATAAAATTCAAATCAAAGCCTACACGATCACCGAGTAAACTGATTCCGTTATCCCGGAGGATGACTTCAACATGAGCTCAAAAACTAAGATACTAACATTGCTCTGCACGTTATTGATGATGAATCATGCGTGGTCGAAGTCATCAGAAGTGATTGCACAACTCCCATTGAATCATTGTATCCTGCATGCTGATATTGTTGCCACAGGCAAAGTGATTGAAATTGAGAAAGAAGAAGTGGAACTACCAGTTTCGCCAGGAAACAAAGAAAAAAAAGTGGCAATGAAGGTAGCAGTGATCAAAATTGAGCAGCCACTGATGGGCTGCAAGGGCCTAACGCAATTACGATTGGCTTTTTCAACAAACAATTTACTTGGTAGCTTAGACTACACTGAAGGAGGCGATGGATTGCAGCTCAAACAGCAATTCGGTGGTGCGCCATATCGAGGAATTGGCATGCCAGCACTCCCCAAGGTGGGAGCCGAAGGGATTTTTGTGCTGAATCTGCACCATACCGGAGATTATTACATTTATTACCCCAACGCGGGTAGTAATGCCTTTATTGACAGCAAAATACCAGACTATAAATCTCAATTGGAAACAGTGCTTTTTTCGTTGAAGTGTTTGGATAATCCATTACTCCTGTTGAAAGATGAAGATAAAAATGTTCGCTACCGTGCCACAGAAATTTTTCTGACCAAGTGCCGCATGAGGCCACCTGGAAAGGGTAGCCTTCAGGTTTTTGAAAAATACCTGGAAATCGAGCTAAACGATCTGCTGCTTAGCACACTGCTGGAGATGCCCTGGATGTCTACGGATGCCAATCAGCCCACACGACAGAAATTGTGGTGGATGATTGATCCTTCAAAATATGGATTTAAGAACCCCGAAATCAAAGCCTATGTGGGTGCCAAGCCAGAGGATTTTCAAAAGATTTGGGATGAATCAACTGCTAGGTTTTTGAAAGAGAATCTGAACAAGATTCACATAAAGTATTATTCTGTAAACAAGTAACTCGGATCATGGTCTTGCATTTTGCATCAGATTGATCCCCAACCTTGAGGTTTAACAAATGTTGAAACGATGTTTTCTTGCCGTAACGGCACTGGCACTTGGGCTAACCACAAATGCGTTTGCATTACGCATTGCACTGCCTCCAGCAGCCACCAATAATCCCACCAGTGCCGAGATGATCATTGTGGGCAAGGTACTGGAAATTGAAAAAGATACCGTCGAAGGCCCCATGGACGGTAACCCCGATGTCAAAGTAACCTACAAAATCGCCGTGATCAAGATTTCTGATCCGATCAAAGGTGCGAAAGGCCTGACCCAGGTTCGCGTGGGTTTCGTTGAAAACAATGTGGGAGGTGGCAACGGTGGCGAAATCCAGATTCTGCCTGCCCAACCAGGCCTCATTCAGGTGCGTCCCGCAATTGGGATCGCCCGCCCACTGCCAGGTCGCGGTGGTGCTCCTTCCACTACGTTTGCTAAAGATCAGGAAGGCCTTGTGCTGCTCAAAAGCCTGCCCAAAGCAGAATTTTATATTCCTGTAGGCTGGGGCGCATTCGTGATGAAGAAAGACCCACAGTACGATACCGTGCTGAAGAACATTACCAGCACGTTAGAAGTAATGGCCGATCCTGCCAAGTTCCTGAAATCAAAAGAACTGGCAGAACGTGCCAATGCAGCCAAAATCCTGCTGAATGATTACCGCAACACACCATTCGAGCAAGGTAAGGTGCGTAAAGAAGTTCCTGTGGACAAGGAAATCAGTGCGCTGATCGTTAATGTACTTGCAGAACTGCCATGGACACCAGAAAACAACGACTATAGCAAACCCTGCCGTAGCCAATTGTGGTACATGATCAATCCCAACAAGTTCGGGTTTGTTCAACCACAGATCAAAGTGGTACCTGGTCAACCACGGCCAAACTTCAATGTGATGATGGAAGAAGCAACCACCAAGTTTTTGAAAGAAAACAAAGAAAAAATCGTGGTTGAGAAAGTAGTGTTTACAGACAAGTAAGTAGTTCAGTGAACGCCCAACGTAAATTCCATTCTGCCTATCCACTTTCTGTCTTCCGGATAAGATATCAGCCAATTAAACTGATGAGGCAATCGATGGTAACTTTGCACGTTTTTATTTCAACAGGCAGGTTTCGCACGCTCGAAGAAATGCGTAACTATATTGATGAAACGTACACTGAAGATGGGGATGGTATTCCTTCTGAATTCATCGAAGAAGTGGAGTTGGATGAATACGAGCCGGGGTGCATTGAAGCTTTTCCATCTGAAACTGGCAAGCCAGTCCCACTGGCTCAATTGGTTGCAGGTGCCTCCTGGTCGGATCAGTGGCTGAAAAGCTTTGATGGCACAGCAATGGCAGATGCAGCCATTTGTGTCTTTTCACCGAACGTGGTTGAGAATCCCAGTAACTGCTCCCTGCAATATCTTGGCACATGTGATTTCATGCCAACATAAAATCAAATTATATTGCGATAATGTCTACGCCTCAACTCTAAACGGTACTCCATAATTTCTTCGCAAAGAAAACAACTTCTTCGCTCCCAGATAGTTGCGGCCATTTTTCTGAAATCCTGAACCAGGAACCTTGCCCAGATCGTCTATAATGTAGGTGGGTCGTTGCGGAGAGTGGGTCAGCACGTAAATGTGTTTTTTCCCCACAATCGGCACGGCACACCACGTTTTGAGGTGCAGGAAGCCAGTAAGGTTCGTCAACAGGCACTTCTGAAGGGGGCATTATGTTTTACAACACCAGCCTGCCATCGCACTTGCGTCTGTTAAAAGACGAAATCGAGGGCTACGCACGCGATTATGGCCTGGATTTCTTCGATACCATCTTTGAAGTGGTGGATTCGGATGACCTGAACGAGATTGCTGCCTACGGTGGCTTTCCCACGCGGTATCCCCACTGGTCGTTTGGCATGGCCTATCAGGAGTTGCAGAAAAGCTACGAATATGGGCTGTCCAAGATCTACGAGATGGTCATCAATACCGATCCATCGTATGCCTACCTGATGCGGTGCAACCATACCGTTGATCAGAAACTGGTGATGGCTCACGTTTATGGGCACGTGGATTTCTTCAAAAATAACGCTTATTTTGCTGGCACCAACCGCAAAATGATGGATGAAATGGCTAACCATGGTGCCCGCATCCGTGGCTATGCAGAACGGTTTGGCGAAAGCAATGTGGAGGAGTTTCTGGATATCTGCATGTCGATTGACGACTTGATCGATATTCATTCGTTGGCAATCAAGCGACATTCCGACCCACATCATGTACAGGCTCAGCAATTTGAAGATGCCCCCAGTGGTGCGGTGCGGTTCAAAAGCAAAGACTACATGGACGAATATATCAATCCGCCGGAGCAAGCACGCGAAGAGGCCCGTCCTAACCAGATGAAGCCGGAATTGCATTTTCCGGATCGGCCGGAAAAAGATGTGCTGATGTTTCTCATTAATCACGCCCCACTGCACGCCTGGCAGCGGGATGTGCTGGAGATTGTGCGGAACGAAGCCTACTATTTTTACCCACAGGCACAGACCAAGATCATTAATGAAGGGTGGGCCAGTTACTGGCATTCGCGGATCATGACTGAAAAAGCCCTGCACCCTTCGGAGTTACTGGACTATGCCGACCACCACTCGGGTACGATGGCAATGAGTGGTGGGCGATTGAATCCTTACAAACTAGGCATTGAACTGCTGCGAGATATCGAAGAACGTTGGAATACCGGCAGATTCGGGGAAGAATACGAAAATTGCGAGAATCTGGAAGAAAAACGGGCCTGGAACAAAAACCTGGGACTTGGCCGCAAAAAAATCTTCGAAGTTCGCCGTATTCACAACGATATTACGTTGCTGGATGCCTACATGACACCGGAATTCTGTGCCAAGCATAAGCTTTTTGGCTTCAAATACGATGATCACAGTCGCCAATATGTCATTGACACCCGGGATTTCGAGGCAATTAAACAGAAGCTGCTGACCAGCCTGACCAATTTTGGCAAACCGTGGATCTATGTGGTGGATGGTAATTTCCGCAATCGCAGTGAATTGTTGCTGCGGCACCAGCACCAGGGGGTAGATCTGAATGAGCAGGAAGCCCAGGATGTATTAGTAAATCTTAATAAACTGTGGGGCCGACCCGTCCACGTTGAAACCGTTTACGATGACCACAAAATGTTGCTGACCTTTGATGGCAGCGAACATTCACAGGAAATAATTGGAGATATCGATGCTGAAGCCTGATTACTATACGCTGGCACGCACACGGTGGGTGCCAGCCGAAAACAACCTGCTTTATCTGAGCGACCATTTACCGCAGCTCTTCCACCAGGTGGAATGGTTTGCCGAAGGAGTGGACCAGTTCAGTATTGTGCTCAATGAATTACGAACTTCACTGGATGAAGAGCATCCCTGGATGGCACTGTCCCTGGAAGATCGCTTGCAAAAATTAGTGGGGTGCGGCAAAGGTTTCTCAGAACCATTTCGTTTAGTGGAATGCACCCCGGAAGAAGAAACTGCCCAGCTTCGTACGGAACCGGATGCTGTCAGCAATGAAATCCATTACTT is a genomic window containing:
- a CDS encoding immunity 22 family protein, producing the protein MVTLHVFISTGRFRTLEEMRNYIDETYTEDGDGIPSEFIEEVELDEYEPGCIEAFPSETGKPVPLAQLVAGASWSDQWLKSFDGTAMADAAICVFSPNVVENPSNCSLQYLGTCDFMPT
- a CDS encoding SpoVR family protein; the encoded protein is MFYNTSLPSHLRLLKDEIEGYARDYGLDFFDTIFEVVDSDDLNEIAAYGGFPTRYPHWSFGMAYQELQKSYEYGLSKIYEMVINTDPSYAYLMRCNHTVDQKLVMAHVYGHVDFFKNNAYFAGTNRKMMDEMANHGARIRGYAERFGESNVEEFLDICMSIDDLIDIHSLAIKRHSDPHHVQAQQFEDAPSGAVRFKSKDYMDEYINPPEQAREEARPNQMKPELHFPDRPEKDVLMFLINHAPLHAWQRDVLEIVRNEAYYFYPQAQTKIINEGWASYWHSRIMTEKALHPSELLDYADHHSGTMAMSGGRLNPYKLGIELLRDIEERWNTGRFGEEYENCENLEEKRAWNKNLGLGRKKIFEVRRIHNDITLLDAYMTPEFCAKHKLFGFKYDDHSRQYVIDTRDFEAIKQKLLTSLTNFGKPWIYVVDGNFRNRSELLLRHQHQGVDLNEQEAQDVLVNLNKLWGRPVHVETVYDDHKMLLTFDGSEHSQEIIGDIDAEA